In a genomic window of Homo sapiens chromosome 22, GRCh38.p14 Primary Assembly:
- the PPIL2 gene encoding RING-type E3 ubiquitin-protein ligase PPIL2 isoform X6 has product MGKRQHQKDKMYITCAEYTHFYGGKKPDLPQTNFRRLPFDHCSLSLQPFVYPVCTPDGIVFDLLNIVPWLKKYGTNPSNGEKLDGRSLIKLNFSKNSEGKYHCPVLFTVFTNNTHIVAVRTTGNVYAYEAVEQLNIKAKNFRDLLTDEPFSRQDIITLQDPTNLDKFNVSNFYHVKNNMKIIDPDEEKAKQDPSYYLKNTNAETRETLQELYKEFKGDEILAATMKAPEKKKVDKLNAAHYSTGKVSASFTSTAMVPETTHEAAAIDEDVLRYQFVKKKGYVRLHTNKGDLNLELHCDLTPKTCENFIRLCKKHYYDGTIFHRSIRNFVIQGGDPTGTGTGGESYWGKPFKDEFRPNLSHTGRGILSMANSGPNSNRSQLFSRRRPGAVAHAYNPSTLGGRGRRITRSGDRDHPR; this is encoded by the exons ATGGGGAAGCGACAGCACCAAAAGGACAAAAT gTACATTACCTGTGCTGAATACACTCACTTTTATGGTGGCAAGAAGCCAG aTCTCCCACAAACAAATTTTCGTCGTTTACCTTTTGACCACTGCAG TCTCTCTCTGCAGCCCTTTGTCTACCCAGTCTGCACTCCCGATGGCATCGTCTTTGACTTACT GAACATTGTTCCATGGCTTAAGAAGTACGGGACCAACCCCAGCAATGGAGAG AAGCTGGACGGGAGGTCCCTGATCAAGCTGAACTTTTCCAAGAACAGTGAGG GGAAGTACCACTGCCCAGTGCTGTTTACCGTGTTCACCAACAACACCCACATCGTGGCTGTGAGGACGACCGGCAACGTCTACGCCTATGAG GCAGTGGAACAGCTAAATATCAAGGCCAAGAACTTCCGGGACCTGCTGACCGACGAGCCCTTCTCCCGGCAGGACATCATCACCCTCCAG GACCCCACCAATTTGGACAAGTTCAATGTCTCTAACTTCTATCATGTGAAgaataacatgaaaataatagACCCAG ATGAAGAGAAGGCCAAACAGGACCCGTCTTATTATCTGAAAAATACAAATGCCGAGACCCGAGAGACCCTGCAGGAGCTCTACAAGGAGTTCAAAGGGGACGAGATTCTGGCAGCCACCATGAAGGCCCCGGAGAAGAAGAAAGTGGACAAGCTGAACGCT GCCCACTATTCCACAGGGAAGGTCAGCGCTTCCTTCACCTCCACCGCGATGGTCCCGGAGACCACACATGAAGCAG CTGCCATCGACGAGGATGTGCTGCGCTACCAGTTTGTGAAGAAGAAGGGCTACGTGCGGCTGCACACCAACAAGGGCGACCTCAACCTGGAGCTGCACTGCGACCTG ACACCAAAAACCTGCGAAAACTTCATCAGGCTTTGCAAGAAGCATTATTACGATGGCACCATCTTCCACAGATCCATCCGGAACTTTGTG ATCCAAGGGGGCGACCCCACAGGCACAGGCACGG GTGGGGAGTCATACTGGGGGAAGCCCTTCAAAGACGAGTTCCGGCCCAACCTCTCGCACACGGGCCGCGGCATCCTCAGCATGGCCAACTCCGGGCCCAACAGCAACAGGTCTCAATT ATTTTCCAggaggaggccaggcgcggtggctcatgcctataatcccagcactttgggaggccgaggcaggcggatcacgaggtcaggagatcgagaccatcctcgctaa